In the genome of Candidatus Poribacteria bacterium, the window CGGTGACGTGCGTCTACAGCGTCCCAGATCCGAACTACTCAGAACTCTCTTTTATGGATGTCATTGACGCGATGGGTGCTTCCAAACAACCGACGATCTTCGCATTTGAGCAGAAGTTCCCGCCTGAGCTCGCCAATAAGGTCGGTTTAGCAGGCGGCAATATGACAGCAGCAATGAAAGCCGTCGGCTGCTTAGGTGCCATTTCAAACGGACCCTCACGCGATATTGACGAAATCCGCCCAATGGAATTCCAGTATCTGTTAAGCGGTATCACTCCCGGACACGGTGCGATGGCGGTTCAAGCCGTCAACGTCCCTGTCTCAATAGGCGGAATGGATGTCGCGCCCGGCGAAATCATCCACATGGACGAGAACGGGGCGTGTAAGTTTCCAGCAGATAAACTGGAGGCAGTCCTGACGAACGTCAAGGCGTTGCTTGAAGAAGAGGGCGATCGGATTGGGAAACTGCTCTCGGGTCCCAAAACAGCGAAACAGGTCCGGGCAATTTTCAGCG includes:
- a CDS encoding RraA family protein, translated to MALTEQEMLAELRKYDTPSITNVVATYPGSPHCLGLYNPWTENWYTDTTIRCMYPELGALAGYAVTCVYSVPDPNYSELSFMDVIDAMGASKQPTIFAFEQKFPPELANKVGLAGGNMTAAMKAVGCLGAISNGPSRDIDEIRPMEFQYLLSGITPGHGAMAVQAVNVPVSIGGMDVAPGEIIHMDENGACKFPADKLEAVLTNVKALLEEEGDRIGKLLSGPKTAKQVRAIFSGHSYAEDEEE